The following coding sequences are from one Rhodobiaceae bacterium window:
- the fliI gene encoding flagellum-specific ATP synthase — protein sequence MRALLAEIQEIQEVTYYGRVVSVQGLMVEIAGPLHAMSVGSRVEITARGGRQILAEVVGFRSDRALCLPFGSLEGIGVGAHAAIHENVPAVHPSPAWLGRVINAMGEPIDGKGPLPQGPHPYHLRNSPPPAHLRSRVGGPIDLGVRALNTFATCCAGQRMGIFAGSGVGKSVLMSMMARNTACDVAVVGLIGERGREVQEFIEDDLGDEGLARSVVVVATSDETALMRRQAALLTMALAEYFRDQESQVLCMMDSVTRFAMAQREIGLSCGEPPASKGYTPTVFSELPKLLERAGPGTGSGSITGLFTVLVDGDDHDEPVADSVRGILDGHIVMERSIAERGRYPAINILKSVSRTMPSCNEPEQQELIREARQLLATYDDMEELIRLGAYRPGSDGKVDEAIFYQPALEGFLSQAKSEQTDRAAGFALLEEILRAQPVDTSEAQEGE from the coding sequence TTGCGCGCTCTGCTGGCAGAAATCCAGGAAATTCAAGAGGTTACCTATTATGGTCGCGTCGTGAGCGTACAAGGGCTCATGGTGGAGATCGCAGGTCCCTTGCATGCGATGAGCGTGGGAAGCCGTGTGGAAATCACAGCGCGTGGGGGTCGCCAGATCCTTGCAGAGGTTGTCGGGTTTCGGTCAGACCGCGCTTTATGTCTTCCATTTGGCTCTCTTGAGGGCATCGGCGTCGGCGCACATGCTGCCATTCATGAAAATGTTCCAGCTGTTCACCCTTCACCGGCCTGGCTTGGACGCGTCATTAACGCCATGGGCGAGCCGATCGACGGCAAAGGACCGCTCCCGCAGGGGCCTCATCCCTATCACCTGAGGAATTCGCCCCCGCCTGCTCACTTGCGGAGCCGCGTGGGTGGGCCGATTGATCTGGGTGTTCGTGCTCTTAACACGTTCGCGACCTGTTGTGCCGGGCAGCGCATGGGCATCTTCGCCGGTTCCGGCGTTGGTAAGTCGGTCCTTATGTCCATGATGGCCCGTAATACCGCTTGCGATGTAGCCGTTGTCGGGCTGATCGGTGAGCGTGGCCGTGAGGTCCAAGAATTTATTGAAGATGATCTGGGAGACGAAGGGCTTGCCCGATCTGTCGTGGTGGTTGCCACCTCGGACGAAACAGCGCTGATGCGCCGCCAGGCGGCCCTTTTGACGATGGCGCTTGCGGAGTATTTTCGAGACCAGGAGTCTCAAGTCCTTTGCATGATGGATAGTGTCACGCGATTTGCCATGGCGCAGCGAGAGATTGGTCTTTCCTGTGGTGAGCCGCCGGCAAGTAAAGGATATACGCCGACTGTCTTCTCTGAGCTGCCGAAGCTTCTGGAACGTGCTGGACCTGGTACAGGTTCAGGTTCGATTACGGGGTTGTTCACCGTTCTGGTGGATGGCGACGACCATGATGAGCCTGTTGCCGACAGTGTGCGCGGCATTCTTGACGGGCACATTGTTATGGAACGCTCTATTGCAGAGCGCGGTCGGTATCCGGCGATAAACATTTTGAAATCTGTTTCACGGACAATGCCGTCGTGCAACGAACCTGAGCAGCAGGAGCTGATCAGGGAAGCGCGGCAATTGCTCGCGACATATGACGACATGGAAGAGTTAATCCGTCTGGGTGCGTACCGGCCTGGCTCTGACGGAAAAGTAGATGAGGCCATTTTTTATCAGCCTGCCTTGGAAGGATTCCTATCGCAGGCGAAGTCTGAGCAGACCGACAGAGCTGCTGGATTTGCTTTGCTGGAAGAGATTTTGCGCGCTCAACCGGTGGACACTAGTGAGGCCCAGGAGGGTGAGTGA
- the ctrA gene encoding cell cycle response regulator CtrA — translation MLKSEGFNVYTTDLGEEGVDLGKLYDYDIILLDLNLPDMSGYEVLKTLRTGKVGTPILILSGLAGIENKVRGLGFGADDYMTKPFHKDELVARIHAVVRRSKGHSQSVITTGKLTVNLDTKTVEVDAQRVHLTGKEYQMLELLSLRKGTTLTKEMFLNHLYGGMDEPELKIIDVFICKLRKKLAAATNGEHYIETVWGRGYVLRDPVAEVEKATA, via the coding sequence ATGCTCAAATCTGAGGGTTTCAACGTTTACACCACCGATTTAGGTGAAGAAGGCGTCGACCTCGGCAAATTGTATGATTACGACATCATCCTGCTGGATCTTAACCTGCCGGATATGAGCGGATATGAGGTCCTTAAGACATTGCGCACAGGCAAGGTCGGAACCCCAATTCTCATTCTGTCCGGCCTGGCCGGCATTGAGAACAAGGTTCGCGGTCTGGGCTTTGGCGCCGATGACTATATGACCAAACCGTTCCATAAGGATGAGCTGGTCGCGCGTATCCACGCTGTGGTGCGCCGTTCCAAAGGTCATTCTCAGTCCGTCATCACGACCGGCAAACTGACGGTCAATCTGGACACGAAAACGGTAGAAGTCGACGCACAACGCGTTCACCTCACCGGCAAGGAATACCAGATGCTGGAGCTTCTTTCGCTCCGTAAAGGCACGACGCTCACCAAAGAGATGTTCCTAAACCATCTCTACGGAGGAATGGACGAGCCTGAACTCAAGATCATTGACGTGTTCATCTGTAAGCTCCGTAAGAAACTTGCAGCAGCCACGAATGGTGAACACTATATCGAAACTGTCTGGGGCCGCGGCTATGTTCTGCGTGATCCAGTTGCAGAGGTCGAAAAGGCAACAGCCTAA
- the cheR2 gene encoding chemotaxis protein methyltransferase Cher2 → MTPEEFSYLADFLKKESGLVVSENKGYLIESRLLPIAREQGLDDVSGLVKKMRSGAQKALLDEVTEAMTTNESFFFRDKTPFTIFEETVLPKFQETRGASRKLRIWCAAASTGQEPYSIAMILKEWAEKNPAWNSEIVGTDLSADVLRRAKLGQYTQFEVQRGLPVQMLMKYFKQEGNDWEVASEIRSMVQYRKLNLLDNFSSLGKFDVIFCRNVLIYFDQPTKAEILERMSQMLAPDGYLFLGAAETVIGITDSFKPQAGQRGLYIPAAQLKGAAVA, encoded by the coding sequence ATGACGCCAGAGGAATTTTCGTACCTGGCTGATTTCCTGAAGAAGGAATCTGGGCTGGTCGTCAGCGAAAACAAGGGCTATCTGATTGAGAGCCGCCTGCTGCCTATCGCTCGTGAGCAGGGTCTGGATGATGTTTCCGGTCTTGTGAAAAAGATGCGGTCTGGTGCTCAAAAAGCGCTGCTTGATGAAGTCACAGAAGCGATGACGACAAATGAGTCATTCTTCTTTCGCGATAAAACACCTTTCACAATCTTTGAAGAGACAGTGCTTCCTAAGTTTCAGGAGACTCGTGGCGCCTCTCGCAAGCTTCGGATCTGGTGTGCTGCAGCTTCAACAGGGCAGGAGCCCTATTCGATCGCCATGATCTTGAAGGAATGGGCGGAGAAAAACCCTGCTTGGAACAGTGAAATTGTCGGGACAGATCTTTCGGCGGACGTGCTGAGACGGGCAAAGCTCGGGCAGTACACGCAGTTTGAAGTTCAACGTGGCCTGCCGGTTCAGATGCTCATGAAGTATTTCAAGCAAGAAGGCAATGATTGGGAAGTCGCCTCTGAAATTCGATCAATGGTCCAGTATCGCAAGCTGAATCTTCTGGATAATTTTAGCAGCCTGGGCAAGTTCGATGTCATTTTCTGCCGGAACGTTCTGATCTATTTCGATCAGCCGACAAAAGCAGAGATTCTTGAGCGTATGTCTCAGATGCTTGCCCCTGACGGGTACTTGTTCCTTGGGGCTGCTGAAACAGTGATCGGGATTACAGACTCATTCAAACCTCAAGCTGGCCAACGTGGGCTCTATATTCCCGCTGCCCAGCTGAAGGGTGCTGCGGTCGCCTAA
- the cheB gene encoding chemotaxis response regulator protein-glutamate methylesterase yields the protein MIVDDSVVIRGLIGRWLDALPDMDVVARCRNGQDAVEQVARIKPDVVVLDIEMPVMDGLTALPKILEASPSSRVLMASTLTRRNAAISIKALTLGATDYVPKPESTRDGHASEGFQTELVDKIRAVGQARKPKAPRRVFAAEKTAIAKGTMAPVEAALSLQFKPASKTRPRILAVGSSTGGPKALFDFFEALSPSLSKIPVVITQHMPPTFTAILAEHLSSSANRVCVEGEDGMLVEPGKIYVAPGGKHMLMKQEGTSVRIQLDDGPPVNFCKPAVDPMLESLIPIYGASLLVCILTGMGHDGRDASKRVQSEGGTIIAQDEASSVVWGMPGAVAQAGVCHKVVPLKELSEVASKLIEGRRL from the coding sequence ATGATTGTCGATGACTCAGTCGTCATTCGTGGTTTGATTGGTCGGTGGCTTGATGCCCTGCCAGATATGGATGTTGTGGCCCGCTGCCGCAATGGACAGGATGCTGTGGAGCAGGTTGCTCGGATCAAGCCGGACGTTGTGGTGCTCGACATCGAAATGCCGGTGATGGATGGGCTGACGGCACTTCCAAAAATCCTGGAGGCGTCACCATCCTCTCGTGTTTTAATGGCGTCGACCCTGACACGTAGAAATGCCGCGATTTCGATTAAGGCTTTGACGCTGGGAGCGACAGATTATGTGCCCAAGCCTGAGTCCACCCGTGACGGGCATGCATCTGAGGGCTTTCAAACTGAGCTTGTGGACAAGATCAGAGCTGTAGGGCAAGCAAGAAAACCGAAGGCACCGCGTCGGGTTTTTGCCGCAGAAAAGACAGCGATCGCAAAAGGTACGATGGCGCCGGTTGAGGCAGCTCTAAGCCTCCAGTTTAAGCCAGCGTCTAAAACACGGCCTAGAATTCTGGCGGTTGGAAGCTCGACTGGTGGGCCAAAGGCACTCTTCGATTTCTTTGAAGCGTTGTCTCCCTCGCTCTCAAAAATTCCTGTCGTTATCACACAACATATGCCCCCGACCTTCACTGCGATTTTGGCGGAGCACCTTAGCAGCAGCGCAAACCGCGTTTGCGTGGAGGGTGAAGACGGCATGCTTGTGGAGCCTGGAAAAATCTACGTCGCGCCAGGTGGAAAGCACATGCTCATGAAACAAGAGGGCACAAGTGTTCGCATTCAACTGGATGACGGTCCGCCTGTGAATTTTTGCAAGCCAGCTGTGGATCCGATGCTAGAGAGCCTTATTCCAATTTACGGTGCGTCCTTGCTGGTCTGTATTCTAACAGGCATGGGTCATGATGGACGGGACGCCTCGAAACGCGTTCAGTCTGAAGGGGGCACGATCATCGCGCAGGACGAGGCATCGAGTGTTGTCTGGGGCATGCCAGGGGCAGTTGCTCAAGCAGGCGTATGCCACAAGGTCGTACCGCTAAAAGAATTGTCCGAAGTGGCATCGAAGCTTATTGAAGGGAGACGGCTATGA
- the cheY gene encoding chemotaxis protein CheY — translation MMKTCLVVDDSSVIRKVARRILEEMDFSIAEAADGKQALDQCVGSMPDAILLDWNMPVMDGMEFLTALRKSDGGAEPIVVFCTTENDMSHITEAISAGANEYIMKPFDKEIIESKFAQAGLI, via the coding sequence ATGATGAAAACATGTTTGGTAGTAGATGATAGCTCGGTGATCCGGAAGGTTGCCCGGCGGATTCTGGAGGAGATGGATTTTTCCATCGCTGAAGCTGCAGACGGGAAGCAGGCGTTGGATCAATGCGTTGGATCAATGCCGGACGCCATTTTGCTTGACTGGAATATGCCGGTGATGGACGGAATGGAGTTCCTTACAGCGCTTCGTAAGTCAGATGGTGGGGCAGAGCCGATTGTCGTCTTTTGTACAACCGAAAACGATATGTCTCATATCACTGAAGCGATTTCAGCTGGGGCAAATGAGTACATCATGAAGCCCTTTGACAAAGAGATTATCGAATCCAAGTTCGCCCAAGCCGGGCTAATTTGA
- the cheW gene encoding chemotaxis protein CheW, translating into MSAPSETTGLDEAVMSIDDNFVLDGATSEYITVMIGDQLFGISVPMVQDVFMPESVTPVPMAMPEVAGVLNMRGRIVTAIDMRRRLDLPPRTDGKNGLAVGVEYRGESYGLVIDSVGEVLRVGDSSLERNPSNLDPRWRSISMGVQQLKDRLMVLIDVEKVLDFQGRSIAA; encoded by the coding sequence ATGAGTGCGCCTAGCGAAACAACAGGTTTGGATGAAGCTGTGATGAGTATAGATGACAATTTCGTTCTTGATGGTGCGACGTCGGAATATATCACCGTGATGATCGGGGATCAGCTCTTCGGGATTTCGGTCCCGATGGTACAGGACGTCTTCATGCCGGAATCTGTTACGCCGGTGCCCATGGCGATGCCGGAAGTTGCCGGTGTTCTCAATATGCGTGGTCGGATCGTGACAGCGATTGATATGCGTCGTCGGCTAGATCTGCCCCCACGAACTGATGGGAAAAACGGTCTGGCAGTGGGTGTTGAATATCGCGGTGAGTCATACGGTCTTGTGATTGACAGCGTGGGTGAAGTGTTGCGGGTGGGCGACTCTTCGCTGGAACGCAACCCTTCTAACCTCGACCCACGGTGGCGTTCCATTTCAATGGGCGTTCAGCAGCTTAAAGACCGGTTGATGGTTCTTATCGATGTTGAAAAGGTTCTCGACTTTCAAGGGCGTTCAATCGCGGCCTAA